A genomic stretch from Sinorhizobium terangae includes:
- a CDS encoding RidA family protein: protein MTKRDAIFPANRHALYEAHGYSAAIRSGDLLFVSGQVGSREDGTPEPDFGRQVQLAFDNLEATLKAAGCTFDDIVDITTFHTDPERQFETIMGVKNKIFSEAPYPNWTAVGVNWLAGFDFEIKVIARVTDAVQSVR, encoded by the coding sequence ATGACCAAACGCGATGCGATCTTTCCCGCAAACAGACATGCTCTTTACGAGGCGCACGGCTATTCCGCGGCGATCCGGTCCGGTGACCTGTTGTTCGTCTCCGGCCAGGTGGGCAGCCGCGAGGATGGAACGCCTGAACCGGACTTCGGACGCCAGGTGCAACTCGCATTCGATAATCTTGAAGCGACCCTGAAGGCGGCAGGCTGCACCTTCGACGATATCGTTGACATCACAACCTTCCACACCGATCCCGAAAGGCAGTTCGAGACAATAATGGGCGTAAAGAACAAGATATTCAGCGAGGCTCCCTATCCGAACTGGACGGCAGTCGGTGTCAATTGGCTCGCCGGCTTTGATTTCGAAATCAAGGTCATCGCGCGCGTCACCGACGCTGTGCAATCCGTCCGGTAG
- a CDS encoding ArsR/SmtB family transcription factor, whose amino-acid sequence MSKPEPIDRGPVEVFAALGDPTRLSLLTKLSDGATRSIAMLSADTKLTRQAVTKHLHVLERAGLVQSIRVGRESQFGYRPGPIAEARSYLDRVSAQWDEALARLKALVER is encoded by the coding sequence ATGTCGAAGCCTGAACCTATCGATCGCGGCCCGGTCGAGGTCTTCGCCGCGCTCGGCGACCCGACCCGCCTTTCGCTTCTGACGAAACTCAGCGATGGCGCGACACGATCGATCGCCATGCTTTCGGCCGACACGAAGCTGACGCGGCAGGCCGTGACCAAACACCTGCACGTGCTGGAACGCGCCGGCCTCGTCCAAAGCATCCGCGTCGGCCGCGAAAGCCAGTTCGGCTACCGGCCCGGCCCGATCGCCGAGGCACGATCGTATCTCGACAGAGTTTCCGCACAGTGGGACGAGGCACTGGCGCGGCTCAAGGCACTGGTGGAGCGATGA
- a CDS encoding DHA2 family efflux MFS transporter permease subunit — MSNTTQTLSSGSPGAVATAATLSENASTTAWIAVLAGLIGAFMAILNIQITNASLLDIEGGIGTGVDNGAWISTSYLIGEIVVIPLTDYLSRVFSFRRYMLANAILFPLFSAACAFAHDLGSMIALRGLQGFAGGVLIPMAFTMVLTKLPKAQQPFGLALFALSVTFAPAIGPTIGGYLTENYGWQSIFFVNTPPSLVMVIALYFTLEKKPMQLSLLKEGDWAGIVTMAIGLSALQTVLEEGNKDDWFQSPFIVKLAVTAAVFLTAFVVIELTVAKPLVQLRLLKQRNFGVGVLVNVLVGVALFGTVYILPQYLGQVQRYNAEQIGFVLAWTGLPQLLIIPLVPLLMKRFDARYIGFVGISIFAASCFMNITLSLDSAGDQFFVPNIVRAIGQALVLTPITVITTAGIAPSEAAAASGLSNMLRNLGGAVGTATLATVLTKREQFHSNIIGQSVTIYRDEVRDRIGDLTQYFMAHGVSDIAVAQHKAIAAIGATVRRQALILGFSDTFAVIGTVLALAAVVLLFTRKIQVGAGAAGGAH; from the coding sequence ATGTCCAACACGACGCAAACGCTTTCGTCCGGCTCCCCCGGCGCCGTCGCAACGGCTGCGACTCTTTCCGAGAACGCGAGCACCACAGCATGGATCGCAGTGCTCGCCGGCCTGATCGGCGCGTTCATGGCGATCCTCAACATCCAGATCACCAACGCCTCGCTGCTCGATATCGAGGGCGGCATCGGCACCGGCGTCGATAATGGCGCCTGGATATCGACCTCCTATCTAATCGGCGAGATCGTGGTGATCCCGCTCACCGATTACCTCAGTCGGGTCTTTTCCTTCCGACGCTACATGCTGGCGAACGCCATCCTGTTCCCTCTTTTTTCCGCCGCCTGCGCCTTCGCCCATGATCTCGGCTCGATGATCGCGCTGCGCGGCCTGCAGGGCTTCGCCGGCGGCGTGCTCATCCCCATGGCCTTCACCATGGTTTTGACCAAGCTGCCAAAGGCGCAGCAACCGTTCGGGTTGGCACTGTTTGCGCTGTCGGTCACCTTCGCGCCGGCGATCGGCCCGACCATTGGCGGCTATCTCACGGAGAACTACGGCTGGCAGTCCATCTTCTTCGTCAATACACCGCCCAGCCTCGTGATGGTCATCGCGCTCTATTTTACGCTCGAGAAGAAGCCCATGCAGCTTTCGCTGCTCAAGGAAGGCGACTGGGCCGGCATCGTCACTATGGCGATCGGGCTTTCGGCGCTGCAGACGGTGCTCGAAGAGGGCAACAAGGACGACTGGTTCCAGTCGCCGTTCATCGTCAAGCTCGCCGTGACAGCAGCCGTGTTCCTCACCGCCTTCGTCGTCATCGAGCTGACGGTTGCAAAGCCACTGGTTCAGTTGCGCCTGCTCAAGCAACGCAACTTCGGCGTGGGCGTTCTCGTCAACGTGCTGGTCGGCGTCGCGCTGTTCGGCACTGTCTACATCCTGCCCCAGTACCTCGGCCAGGTGCAGCGTTATAATGCCGAGCAGATCGGGTTCGTGCTCGCCTGGACCGGCTTGCCACAGCTCCTCATCATTCCGCTCGTGCCGCTGCTAATGAAGCGGTTTGACGCACGCTACATCGGCTTCGTCGGCATCAGCATCTTTGCGGCAAGCTGTTTCATGAACATTACCCTGTCGCTCGATAGCGCCGGCGACCAGTTTTTCGTGCCCAACATCGTGCGCGCCATAGGTCAGGCGTTAGTGTTGACGCCAATCACCGTGATCACGACAGCCGGCATTGCCCCGAGCGAGGCGGCTGCCGCTTCGGGCCTTTCCAACATGCTGCGCAATTTGGGTGGTGCAGTTGGCACAGCTACGCTCGCAACGGTATTGACCAAGCGCGAGCAGTTCCATTCGAACATCATCGGCCAATCCGTCACGATTTATCGCGATGAGGTGCGCGACAGGATCGGCGATTTGACGCAATACTTCATGGCACATGGTGTTTCCGACATCGCTGTTGCGCAACACAAGGCGATCGCCGCGATCGGCGCGACGGTGCGCCGCCAGGCTCTGATCCTCGGATTCAGCGACACGTTCGCCGTGATCGGAACGGTCCTTGCGCTCGCCGCCGTCGTGCTGCTCTTTACGAGAAAGATCCAGGTCGGAGCCGGCGCTGCGGGCGGCGCCCACTGA
- a CDS encoding BON domain-containing protein, translated as MSTEKTIYSHRDDDPHLTDDDLAEKVLRYIRYATFVDTSGISVMALRGTVVLSGNVAEEADIASAGEAAASVIGVSGVENRLTVRPGDSTD; from the coding sequence ATGTCGACAGAGAAGACCATTTACTCACATCGGGACGACGATCCGCATCTCACCGACGACGATCTGGCCGAGAAGGTCCTGCGCTACATTCGCTATGCGACCTTCGTGGACACGAGCGGAATTTCCGTCATGGCGCTGCGCGGGACGGTCGTGCTTTCCGGCAATGTCGCCGAGGAGGCTGACATTGCCAGCGCCGGAGAGGCCGCCGCCTCGGTGATCGGCGTTTCGGGTGTCGAAAACCGGCTGACCGTACGGCCGGGCGACTCAACCGACTGA
- a CDS encoding TetR/AcrR family transcriptional regulator, with product MVHNTKVAKRRGRPQIRPDEETRRLVIDAARQEFHANGYAGASMARVAERAGVSTKTMYRLIPTKEELFGSVISERISRYMLELDEEHLDMLPLERALEHILFTYGTLTLDEDTVLSLRLVFAECDRFPEIAAAFSELAIRRTTESMEAWLKRQLDRREIEIDDPSTAIGMLRGMMIMEPQRAVMLGQRRPPDRAEIAGRARYCARLFLDGCRPRRFSGQETTGSEQRLGPPR from the coding sequence ATGGTTCATAATACCAAAGTCGCAAAACGCCGCGGACGACCGCAGATCCGGCCGGACGAGGAGACGCGACGGCTGGTCATTGACGCCGCGCGCCAGGAGTTTCACGCCAATGGCTATGCCGGCGCCAGCATGGCACGTGTGGCGGAGCGCGCCGGCGTCTCCACCAAGACGATGTATCGTTTGATCCCAACCAAGGAGGAGTTGTTCGGAAGTGTCATCTCCGAGCGCATTTCGCGCTATATGCTGGAACTGGACGAGGAGCATCTCGACATGCTTCCGCTCGAGCGAGCCCTCGAGCACATACTCTTCACCTACGGGACCCTGACCCTGGACGAGGACACGGTCTTAAGTCTTCGTCTCGTCTTCGCCGAATGCGATCGCTTTCCGGAGATCGCCGCGGCTTTCTCGGAGCTCGCTATCCGTCGCACGACCGAAAGCATGGAGGCGTGGCTGAAGCGACAGCTCGACCGCCGAGAAATCGAGATCGACGATCCGTCGACAGCCATCGGAATGCTCAGAGGCATGATGATCATGGAACCGCAGCGCGCCGTCATGCTGGGCCAGCGTAGGCCGCCAGATCGCGCCGAGATCGCCGGGCGGGCTCGCTATTGCGCGCGCCTTTTCCTGGACGGATGCCGGCCGCGGCGCTTCTCCGGACAGGAAACCACTGGCTCGGAGCAACGTCTCGGTCCGCCCCGGTAA
- a CDS encoding HlyD family secretion protein — protein MSQHQSVFTAENPLPTAEAAPGIDMPRELVPMPPATAETGPNASRKRWLRALLFASVGVAALAGTADFGWQYWTVGRFEISTDDAYVKADSTTIAPKVSGYIAAVLVGDNEPVKAGQILAHIDDRDYKVNLEQAKAEVEAAKANIANKQSALIAQQSAIDAAKATVEADKADETFAEHDDKRYAELAKQGFGTIQNAQQAASRIAAARAAVTRDSAALANATKQLDVIKAELAQAKAALDSAKAAEDQAELNLSYTALAAPIDGVIGNRTLRVGQYVQAGTQLMAVVPTDAAYIVANYKETQLTDVRPGQRVEIEVDTFPGLVFKGHVDSISPASGQEFALLPPDNATGNFTKVVQRIPVKIALDHDSPASVVLRPGMSVYPTIDTKSAATEVASVPKHIN, from the coding sequence ATGAGCCAGCACCAGTCAGTCTTCACTGCCGAGAATCCCTTGCCTACTGCCGAGGCGGCGCCGGGGATAGACATGCCCCGCGAGCTTGTTCCCATGCCTCCCGCGACGGCTGAGACTGGGCCGAACGCGTCACGCAAGCGGTGGCTGCGTGCCCTGCTGTTCGCGTCGGTGGGCGTCGCTGCCTTGGCGGGCACAGCCGATTTCGGGTGGCAGTACTGGACCGTCGGCCGCTTCGAAATTTCGACGGACGACGCCTACGTCAAGGCTGACAGCACGACGATTGCTCCGAAGGTCTCCGGTTACATCGCCGCGGTGCTCGTGGGCGACAACGAGCCGGTAAAGGCGGGGCAGATCCTCGCCCACATCGATGACCGTGACTACAAGGTCAACCTCGAGCAGGCAAAAGCCGAGGTTGAGGCGGCCAAGGCCAATATCGCCAACAAGCAGTCGGCTCTCATCGCCCAGCAATCCGCGATCGACGCGGCGAAGGCGACGGTCGAGGCCGATAAGGCCGACGAGACCTTCGCCGAGCATGACGACAAGCGCTATGCCGAGCTCGCGAAGCAGGGTTTCGGCACTATCCAGAACGCGCAGCAGGCCGCCTCCCGCATCGCCGCCGCGCGGGCGGCGGTGACGCGCGATAGCGCAGCGCTCGCCAATGCAACCAAGCAGCTCGACGTGATAAAGGCGGAGCTCGCCCAAGCGAAGGCGGCGCTCGACAGCGCCAAGGCGGCCGAGGATCAGGCCGAATTGAACCTCTCCTACACCGCTCTCGCAGCGCCCATCGACGGCGTGATCGGCAACCGCACCTTGCGTGTCGGTCAATATGTCCAGGCGGGTACGCAGCTTATGGCGGTCGTGCCGACGGATGCCGCCTATATCGTCGCAAACTACAAGGAAACCCAGCTCACCGACGTCCGCCCCGGACAGAGGGTGGAAATCGAGGTGGACACGTTTCCCGGGCTGGTCTTCAAGGGGCACGTGGACAGCATCTCGCCGGCGAGCGGTCAGGAGTTTGCGCTGCTGCCGCCGGACAATGCCACGGGCAACTTCACGAAGGTGGTGCAGCGCATACCTGTGAAGATCGCGCTTGATCACGACAGCCCGGCTTCGGTGGTGCTGCGGCCGGGTATGTCTGTCTACCCGACCATCGACACCAAATCCGCCGCGACCGAGGTTGCCTCGGTGCCGAAACACATAAACTGA
- a CDS encoding SRPBCC family protein yields MTDRIEKSIELNAPIEKVWHALTDHKAFGEWFRVRLDGPFVVGEKTTGEMTYPGHEGTKWTSVTERMEAPTLFSFRWPHGEDLSTSPSTLVEFRLEPTTQGTRLTIVESGFEALPEDRRMETLRGNEGGWEIQAGNIKAYVEA; encoded by the coding sequence ATGACAGATCGCATCGAGAAGAGCATTGAGCTCAACGCGCCGATCGAAAAGGTTTGGCATGCGCTGACGGATCATAAGGCGTTCGGCGAATGGTTCCGGGTAAGGCTCGACGGACCCTTCGTCGTAGGCGAAAAAACGACCGGGGAAATGACCTATCCCGGCCACGAGGGCACCAAGTGGACGTCGGTGACGGAGCGGATGGAGGCTCCGACATTGTTTTCCTTCCGATGGCCGCACGGCGAGGATCTTTCGACATCCCCATCCACGCTCGTGGAATTCCGCCTCGAGCCAACGACGCAGGGCACGCGTCTCACCATCGTCGAATCCGGCTTCGAAGCGCTGCCGGAAGATCGCCGCATGGAGACCTTGCGCGGCAACGAAGGCGGATGGGAGATCCAGGCGGGAAACATCAAGGCCTATGTCGAAGCCTGA
- a CDS encoding DUF2905 domain-containing protein, with translation MREIRRAFAMSRVLIIVGLVIVAVGIFWPWLTRIGLGRLPGDILIERENFTIYIPITTGLLFSIVLSVILWLINR, from the coding sequence ATGCGTGAAATACGACGTGCCTTCGCCATGTCCCGTGTGCTGATCATCGTCGGACTTGTTATCGTTGCGGTCGGTATTTTCTGGCCTTGGCTCACGCGTATCGGCCTCGGTCGATTGCCCGGCGATATCCTCATCGAGCGCGAGAATTTCACCATATACATCCCGATCACCACCGGCTTGCTTTTCAGCATCGTGCTCTCGGTCATACTGTGGCTGATCAATCGTTAG
- a CDS encoding AEC family transporter: MSDIFLNVLPIFVLILTGWLVVRLGYLNPAVGDALGDFVFRIAVPVLLFRTIAEADFKEGSPWPLWVAYFSGVAVTWTAGHLAATFAFGRDARVGVLAGVSSAFANTVFIGLPLVSRVVGEDGLVALSILLSVHLPVMMIAGTVLMERADRKTSGKPRQSPLKLLAGVGRNLVRNPLVIGLAFGALFHLLNQPLGGPVKAVVDQLAATAAPAALVSIGMALDKYGLAGNTGLAAVTSALKLLVLPGVVFGACHLLGLSDSWTAALVLTSSVPTGVNAWLIANHFNVGHALASSTITLTTALGVLSVSAWAYLLL, from the coding sequence ATGTCCGATATTTTCCTGAATGTTCTTCCGATCTTCGTCCTGATCCTGACCGGCTGGCTGGTCGTGCGGCTCGGCTATCTGAATCCGGCTGTCGGCGATGCGCTCGGCGATTTTGTCTTTCGCATCGCCGTTCCGGTCCTCTTGTTCCGCACGATTGCCGAAGCCGATTTCAAGGAGGGCTCGCCCTGGCCGCTTTGGGTCGCCTATTTTTCCGGTGTCGCCGTTACCTGGACAGCCGGCCACCTGGCGGCGACCTTTGCCTTCGGGCGTGACGCGCGCGTGGGGGTGCTCGCAGGCGTGTCCTCCGCCTTCGCCAACACCGTTTTCATAGGGCTGCCGCTGGTTTCGCGCGTGGTCGGCGAGGACGGCCTGGTGGCGCTGTCGATCCTGCTCTCCGTCCATCTGCCCGTCATGATGATCGCCGGCACCGTGCTGATGGAGCGTGCGGATCGCAAAACGAGCGGCAAGCCGAGGCAAAGCCCGTTGAAGCTGCTTGCCGGCGTCGGACGCAATCTCGTTCGCAATCCGCTGGTGATCGGTCTCGCCTTCGGCGCGCTCTTCCATCTTCTGAACCAGCCGCTTGGCGGCCCGGTGAAGGCCGTCGTCGATCAACTCGCGGCGACTGCGGCGCCGGCCGCACTCGTGTCGATCGGCATGGCGCTCGATAAATACGGCCTGGCCGGAAACACCGGGCTTGCGGCCGTCACCAGCGCGCTAAAGCTGCTTGTGCTGCCCGGCGTCGTGTTTGGCGCCTGCCATCTCCTGGGGCTCAGCGACAGCTGGACGGCCGCGCTGGTTTTGACCTCCTCGGTGCCGACCGGCGTCAATGCCTGGCTGATCGCCAATCATTTCAATGTCGGCCATGCGCTCGCCTCCTCGACGATCACGCTGACGACGGCGCTGGGGGTGCTCAGCGTTTCGGCCTGGGCCTACCTGCTGCTGTGA
- a CDS encoding TetR/AcrR family transcriptional regulator: MAKRRHEMMEENRAKLITAARKAFAEKGYAGASMDELTADVGLTRGALYHNFGDKRGLLAAVVNQIDGEMASRAKEIGARAENDWQGLLAEGIAYIEMALDPEVQRVVLLDGPAVLGDPSKWPSQSSCLHATRLTVERLLEAEVFKPVDAEAAARLLSGAALNAALWVAASDNPKEVLPKAIDAFRSMASGLLAAER, translated from the coding sequence ATGGCAAAACGCCGCCACGAGATGATGGAAGAGAATCGCGCCAAGCTGATTACCGCGGCGCGAAAGGCCTTCGCCGAGAAGGGTTATGCCGGGGCATCTATGGACGAGCTGACAGCCGATGTCGGCCTGACGCGAGGCGCGCTTTACCACAATTTCGGAGACAAGCGTGGGCTTCTGGCTGCGGTCGTAAACCAGATTGACGGTGAAATGGCCTCACGAGCCAAAGAGATCGGCGCTCGGGCAGAAAACGATTGGCAGGGGCTGCTCGCCGAGGGCATCGCCTATATCGAGATGGCCCTCGATCCTGAAGTGCAGCGGGTCGTACTGCTCGATGGACCTGCGGTGCTCGGCGATCCGTCGAAATGGCCCAGTCAGAGCAGTTGCCTTCATGCGACACGGCTGACAGTGGAGCGGTTGCTGGAAGCTGAAGTTTTCAAACCGGTTGACGCGGAGGCCGCGGCGAGACTCCTTAGTGGTGCGGCGCTGAACGCAGCCCTTTGGGTTGCCGCCAGCGACAATCCGAAGGAAGTCCTGCCAAAGGCCATCGACGCTTTCCGGTCAATGGCCTCCGGCCTGCTTGCGGCTGAAAGATAA
- a CDS encoding DUF308 domain-containing protein, producing MQAIGLLFIFSGIVRMLLSISHWREAGWTMMLSGVFGAGAGLVILAEFPKMVPWVLALLLGIDFLAHGLAWLRYAYFPQPNGGEDKAASPPA from the coding sequence GTGCAGGCGATCGGCCTGCTGTTCATCTTCTCCGGCATCGTCAGAATGCTGCTCAGCATAAGCCACTGGCGTGAGGCAGGATGGACCATGATGCTGTCGGGAGTCTTCGGCGCCGGCGCAGGGTTGGTGATCCTGGCCGAATTCCCGAAGATGGTTCCTTGGGTCCTGGCGCTCTTGCTCGGGATCGATTTCCTGGCGCATGGCTTGGCGTGGCTGCGATATGCCTATTTCCCGCAGCCGAATGGAGGTGAAGACAAAGCGGCTTCACCGCCCGCATGA